A genomic window from Acidobacteriota bacterium includes:
- a CDS encoding FKBP-type peptidyl-prolyl cis-trans isomerase translates to MKNACLFAVFALLVATCGFTQDPATPSDVAAPPGDAACTDDGLCSKVLTAGTGTEHPDAWDKVTVHYSGWTTDGKLFDSSLKRGKPSSFPLNRVIPGWTKGLQLMVVGEKRRFWIPTELAYNNRPGRPAGMLVFDVELLGIEDQPEPPPPPEVPKDVAAPPADAETTDSGLATKVLRPGAGATHPAKGSTVTVHYSGWTTDGKLFDSSIMRGQPATFPLNQVIPGWTEGVQLMVVGEKRRFWIPEKLAYKGAPGAPKGMLVFDVELLEIK, encoded by the coding sequence ATGAAAAACGCATGCTTGTTCGCCGTATTCGCCCTTCTCGTCGCCACCTGTGGATTCACCCAGGATCCCGCAACTCCGTCCGACGTCGCCGCACCCCCGGGCGACGCCGCCTGCACAGACGACGGTCTTTGTTCGAAAGTGCTGACCGCCGGCACCGGGACCGAACACCCCGACGCCTGGGACAAGGTCACCGTCCACTACTCCGGCTGGACGACCGACGGCAAGCTCTTCGATTCGTCATTGAAACGGGGTAAGCCCTCGTCCTTTCCGCTCAACCGTGTGATACCCGGTTGGACCAAGGGACTCCAGCTCATGGTCGTCGGCGAGAAAAGGCGCTTCTGGATACCGACCGAACTCGCCTACAACAACCGTCCGGGCCGCCCGGCCGGCATGCTCGTCTTCGATGTCGAGCTGTTGGGGATCGAGGACCAGCCCGAGCCGCCGCCCCCGCCCGAAGTACCAAAGGACGTGGCCGCACCACCGGCCGACGCCGAAACGACAGATAGCGGATTGGCGACCAAGGTCCTCAGACCCGGCGCCGGAGCCACCCATCCCGCCAAGGGATCGACGGTGACGGTTCACTACTCCGGCTGGACGACTGACGGGAAGCTGTTCGATTCGTCGATCATGCGCGGGCAACCGGCGACCTTCCCCCTCAACCAGGTCATCCCCGGCTGGACCGAAGGCGTACAGCTGATGGTCGTGGGTGAGAAGCGTCGGTTCTGGATCCCTGAAAAGCTCGCCTACAAGGGCGCGCCGGGCGCTCCCAAGGGC
- a CDS encoding cytochrome ubiquinol oxidase subunit I yields MDVVLLSRLQFALTIAFHYIFPPLAIGMSVVLVYLEAQHLWTGNPLFETAARFWTRIFALNFAIGVATGIVMEFQFGTNWAAYSRFVGDVFGSALAAEG; encoded by the coding sequence ATGGATGTTGTCCTTCTCTCTCGTCTGCAGTTCGCCCTCACGATTGCCTTCCACTACATCTTTCCGCCATTGGCCATCGGCATGAGCGTGGTCCTGGTGTACCTGGAGGCCCAACATCTGTGGACCGGGAATCCGCTCTTCGAGACCGCGGCCCGGTTCTGGACCCGGATCTTCGCCCTCAATTTTGCGATCGGAGTCGCCACCGGGATCGTCATGGAGTTTCAGTTCGGCACAAACTGGGCCGCCTACTCACGCTTCGTGGGTGATGTCTTCGGTTCGGCCCTGGCGGCCGAGGG